The following proteins are encoded in a genomic region of Shinella zoogloeoides:
- a CDS encoding recombinase family protein, whose translation MAKKIGYLRVSTVDQNPDRQIEGLRDLCDELHVETLSAVSRRRPVYEAVTAGLEAGDLLVIWDLDRAYRSARDALAELDALQQRGIHFHIAKLSIDTTTPTGRFLYTVMGGLAEFERLTLSQRTREGLLAARKRGSRLGRPPKLDDRQLRLARERLSHGETITALARTFGVAPWTMTRALRRGALAGSAKP comes from the coding sequence ATGGCGAAGAAGATCGGGTATCTGAGGGTGAGCACGGTCGACCAGAATCCCGACCGGCAGATCGAAGGGCTGAGGGACCTTTGCGACGAGCTTCACGTCGAGACGCTTTCAGCGGTGAGTCGCCGCCGGCCGGTCTACGAGGCGGTCACCGCCGGCCTTGAGGCCGGCGACCTCCTCGTCATCTGGGACCTCGACCGCGCCTATCGCTCGGCACGGGATGCGCTGGCCGAGCTGGACGCCCTCCAGCAGCGGGGCATCCATTTCCACATCGCCAAGCTCAGCATCGACACGACGACGCCGACCGGCCGTTTCCTCTACACGGTCATGGGCGGGCTGGCGGAATTCGAGCGGCTGACCCTGTCGCAGCGCACCCGCGAGGGCCTTCTTGCGGCCCGCAAGCGCGGCTCCCGCCTCGGCCGACCGCCCAAACTCGACGACCGGCAGCTCCGCCTCGCCCGCGAGCGCCTCAGCCACGGCGAAACCATCACCGCCCTCGCCCGCACCTTCGGCGTCGCCCCCTGGACGATGACCCGCGCCTTACGGCGGGGGGCGCTGGCGGGAAGCGCCAAACCGTGA
- a CDS encoding sarcosine oxidase subunit delta, with the protein MLLIYCPYCEEERSELEFRHGGDAHIARPTDIADISDEAFEDYFFLRDNPKGLIFERWRHIHGCGRFFNAARDTVSDKFYMSYKAGEPKPVIPGVSPATEKTVETYEATEGTAK; encoded by the coding sequence ATGTTGCTGATCTACTGCCCCTATTGCGAGGAAGAGCGCTCCGAGCTCGAATTCCGCCACGGCGGCGATGCGCATATCGCCCGGCCGACCGATATCGCCGACATCTCCGACGAGGCGTTCGAGGATTACTTCTTCCTGCGCGACAATCCGAAGGGCCTGATCTTCGAGCGTTGGCGCCATATCCATGGCTGCGGCCGCTTCTTCAATGCGGCGCGCGATACCGTCAGCGACAAGTTCTACATGAGCTACAAGGCCGGCGAGCCGAAGCCCGTCATTCCGGGCGTTTCGCCCGCCACCGAGAAAACCGTCGAAACCTATGAAGCCACGGAAGGAACCGCGAAATGA
- a CDS encoding aa3-type cytochrome c oxidase subunit IV produces the protein MAELHNGPVELGAPMDYPEHEKTYNLFVHAAKYGTMFCVALLVAMAAGFFTSAGFFSALVLLIVLNVVGYFLLR, from the coding sequence ATGGCTGAACTTCATAACGGACCGGTCGAACTCGGCGCGCCGATGGACTATCCGGAGCACGAGAAGACCTACAATCTCTTCGTCCATGCCGCCAAGTACGGCACGATGTTCTGCGTCGCGCTGCTGGTCGCCATGGCCGCCGGCTTCTTCACCAGCGCCGGCTTCTTCAGCGCGCTCGTGCTTCTCATCGTTCTCAACGTCGTCGGCTACTTCCTGCTGCGTTGA
- a CDS encoding NAD(P)(+) transhydrogenase (Re/Si-specific) subunit beta, which yields MNANFAAFLYLVSGVLFIMALRGLSHPTTSRRGNMLGMVGMGIAIGTTLLLATPSFGGLVLIVLGLAIGGGAGAYIARSIPMTSMPQLVAGFHSLVGLAAVLVAAAALYSPVSFGIGQVGEIHGQALVEMALGAAIGAITFTGSIIAFLKLDGRMSGKPIMLPYRHVINIVLLAAIVFFIVGLTLSESHFDFWLIVILSLALGVLLIVPIGGADMPVVVSMLNSYSGWAAAGIGFTLGNLALIITGALVGSSGAILSYIMCKGMNRSFISVILGGFGGETAAAADDGVQRTVKQGSADDAAFLMANASKVIIVPGYGMAVAQAQHALRELADKLKEQGVEVKYAIHPVAGRMPGHMNVLLAEANVPYDEVFELEDINSEFAQADVAYVIGANDVTNPAARDDKSSPIYGMPILDVDKAKTCLFVKRSLGSGYAGIDNTLFYKDGTMMLLGDAKKMTEDIVKAMNH from the coding sequence ATGAACGCAAACTTCGCAGCCTTCCTCTATCTCGTCTCCGGCGTGCTCTTCATCATGGCGCTGCGCGGCCTGTCGCATCCGACGACCAGCCGCCGCGGCAACATGCTCGGCATGGTCGGCATGGGCATCGCCATCGGCACCACGCTGCTGCTGGCGACGCCCTCCTTCGGCGGCCTCGTGCTCATCGTGCTCGGCCTTGCCATCGGCGGGGGCGCCGGCGCCTATATCGCCCGCTCCATCCCGATGACGTCGATGCCGCAGCTCGTCGCCGGCTTCCACTCGCTCGTCGGCCTTGCCGCCGTGCTTGTCGCCGCCGCCGCGCTCTATTCGCCGGTGTCCTTCGGCATCGGCCAGGTCGGCGAAATCCATGGCCAGGCGCTCGTCGAAATGGCGCTCGGCGCGGCCATCGGTGCGATCACCTTCACCGGCTCGATCATCGCCTTCCTGAAGCTCGACGGGCGCATGTCCGGCAAGCCGATCATGCTGCCCTACAGGCATGTCATCAACATCGTGCTGCTCGCGGCGATCGTCTTCTTCATCGTCGGGCTGACGCTGTCGGAAAGCCATTTCGACTTCTGGCTGATCGTCATCCTGTCGCTGGCTCTCGGCGTGCTGCTGATCGTGCCCATCGGCGGGGCGGACATGCCCGTCGTCGTCTCCATGCTCAACTCCTATTCGGGCTGGGCGGCGGCCGGCATCGGCTTCACGCTCGGCAACCTCGCGCTGATCATCACCGGCGCGCTGGTCGGCTCCTCGGGCGCGATCCTCTCCTACATCATGTGCAAGGGCATGAACCGCTCGTTCATTTCCGTCATCCTCGGCGGCTTCGGCGGCGAGACGGCGGCAGCGGCGGACGACGGCGTCCAGCGCACGGTCAAGCAGGGTTCTGCCGACGACGCGGCCTTCCTGATGGCGAACGCCTCCAAGGTCATCATCGTGCCGGGCTACGGCATGGCGGTGGCGCAGGCGCAGCACGCGCTGCGCGAGCTTGCCGACAAGCTCAAGGAGCAGGGCGTCGAGGTGAAATACGCGATCCACCCGGTCGCGGGCCGCATGCCCGGCCATATGAACGTGCTGCTGGCCGAGGCGAACGTGCCCTATGACGAGGTGTTCGAGCTGGAGGACATCAACTCGGAATTCGCGCAGGCCGATGTCGCCTATGTCATCGGCGCCAACGACGTGACGAACCCGGCGGCGCGCGACGACAAGTCCTCGCCGATCTACGGCATGCCGATCCTCGACGTCGACAAGGCCAAGACCTGCCTCTTCGTCAAGCGCTCCCTCGGCTCCGGCTATGCCGGCATCGACAACACGCTGTTCTACAAGGACGGCACGATGATGCTGCTGGGCGATGCCAAGAAGATGACCGAGGACATCGTCAAGGCGATGAACCACTGA
- the rpsU gene encoding 30S ribosomal protein S21, whose amino-acid sequence MQVLVRDNNVDQALRALKKKMQREGIFREMKMRDYYEKPSQKRAREKAEAVRRVRKLARKRAQREGLIGGRPGAR is encoded by the coding sequence GTGCAGGTACTTGTCCGCGACAACAACGTCGATCAGGCTCTCCGCGCTCTCAAGAAGAAGATGCAGCGCGAAGGCATTTTCCGTGAAATGAAGATGCGCGACTATTACGAAAAGCCGTCGCAGAAGCGTGCGCGTGAAAAGGCTGAAGCTGTTCGTCGCGTTCGCAAGCTGGCTCGCAAGCGCGCCCAGCGCGAAGGCCTCATCGGCGGCCGTCCTGGCGCCCGCTGA
- a CDS encoding sarcosine oxidase subunit beta family protein produces the protein MRKYSVFAVAREAMRGHKGWEAQWTSPEPRKEYDVIIVGGGGHGLGAAYYLAKEHGITNVAVIEKGWLGGGNTGRNTTIIRSNYLYDESMDIYEHSLKLWEGLSQDLNYNVMYSPRGVMMLSHNVHDKQSFQRHVHANRLYGIDNEWLTPQQAKDFVPVLDISATARYPINGAALQRRGGTARHDAVAWGYARAASDRGVHVIQNCEVKGIRRGPDGAVTGVETSKGFIGAKKIAVSASGHNSVILSMADVKLPLHSVPLQALVSEPMKPIFPCVVMSNSVHAYISQSDKGELVIGAGTDQYNSYSQTGGLQIITHTLDAICELFPMFRRVKMMRQWGGITDNTPDRSAIQGVTPVPNLFVNCGWGTGGFKATPGSAHLFAHLIAKGEPHKLAAGLTLDRFRTGRLIDEAAAAAVAH, from the coding sequence ATGCGCAAATATTCGGTTTTCGCCGTCGCCCGCGAGGCGATGCGCGGCCATAAGGGATGGGAGGCACAGTGGACCTCGCCCGAGCCGCGCAAGGAATACGACGTGATCATCGTCGGCGGCGGCGGCCACGGCCTCGGCGCTGCCTACTATCTCGCCAAGGAGCACGGCATCACCAATGTCGCCGTGATCGAGAAGGGCTGGCTCGGCGGCGGCAATACCGGCCGCAACACGACCATCATCCGCTCGAACTATCTCTATGACGAGAGCATGGACATCTACGAGCACTCGCTGAAGCTCTGGGAAGGGCTCAGCCAGGATCTCAATTACAATGTCATGTACTCGCCGCGCGGCGTCATGATGCTGTCGCACAATGTCCACGACAAGCAGTCCTTCCAGCGGCACGTCCACGCCAACCGTCTCTACGGCATCGACAACGAATGGCTGACGCCGCAGCAGGCGAAGGACTTCGTGCCGGTTCTCGACATCTCCGCCACGGCCCGCTACCCGATCAACGGCGCGGCTCTCCAGCGCCGTGGCGGCACGGCCCGCCACGACGCCGTCGCCTGGGGCTATGCCCGCGCCGCTTCCGACCGCGGCGTGCACGTCATCCAGAACTGCGAGGTCAAGGGCATCCGCCGCGGGCCCGACGGCGCGGTGACGGGCGTGGAGACCTCCAAGGGCTTCATCGGCGCCAAGAAGATCGCGGTCTCGGCCTCCGGCCACAACTCGGTCATCCTGTCGATGGCCGACGTGAAGCTGCCGCTGCATTCCGTGCCGCTGCAGGCGCTGGTTTCCGAGCCGATGAAGCCGATCTTCCCCTGCGTGGTCATGTCCAACTCGGTGCATGCCTATATCTCGCAGTCGGACAAGGGCGAGCTCGTCATCGGCGCGGGCACGGACCAGTACAATTCCTACTCCCAGACCGGCGGCCTCCAGATCATCACGCATACGCTGGATGCCATCTGCGAGCTCTTCCCGATGTTCCGGCGCGTCAAGATGATGCGCCAGTGGGGCGGCATCACCGACAACACGCCGGACCGCTCGGCGATCCAGGGCGTGACGCCGGTTCCGAACCTCTTCGTCAATTGCGGCTGGGGCACCGGCGGCTTCAAGGCGACACCGGGTTCGGCCCATCTCTTCGCCCATCTCATCGCCAAGGGCGAGCCGCACAAGCTGGCGGCCGGCCTGACGCTCGACCGCTTCCGTACCGGCCGCCTCATCGACGAGGCAGCGGCCGCGGCCGTGGCGCACTGA
- a CDS encoding N-acyl amino acid synthase FeeM domain-containing protein: MANGEMATNRFSEKLLGLLDRVEYRRVETSEDMEDVARVRYKAYKAGSVMHLAEDSHLLIDEVDFDSQAYVFGVYHDERLISTVRLHHVTPDHRVTSSGKVFPDEVKAFLDAGMSLIDPVRLAADPEIWSEMPAIPYLTLRLATMAADYFDADRVLQMVKPAHSAFYRRVFDGDFVASPKSRQGKFIIDLMLMATRCKDVRSSLYARFPFFQSEPFERRMLFARGEDMPFSPLTVRPTARLAESHRRIQLSGNAYAR, encoded by the coding sequence ATGGCCAACGGGGAAATGGCGACCAATCGCTTTTCCGAAAAGCTTCTTGGGCTGCTCGACAGGGTGGAATACCGCCGGGTCGAGACGAGTGAGGACATGGAGGACGTCGCGCGGGTCCGCTACAAGGCCTACAAGGCCGGCAGCGTCATGCACCTTGCGGAAGATTCCCACCTGCTGATCGACGAGGTCGATTTCGACAGTCAGGCCTATGTCTTCGGCGTCTATCACGACGAGCGGCTGATCTCGACGGTGCGCCTGCATCACGTCACGCCGGACCACCGTGTCACGTCCTCGGGCAAGGTATTTCCCGACGAGGTCAAGGCCTTCCTCGATGCGGGCATGTCGCTGATCGATCCGGTCCGCCTTGCCGCGGATCCGGAAATCTGGAGCGAGATGCCGGCGATCCCGTATCTGACGCTGCGCCTCGCCACCATGGCGGCGGATTATTTCGATGCCGACCGCGTGCTGCAGATGGTCAAGCCGGCGCATTCCGCTTTTTACCGGCGCGTCTTCGACGGCGATTTCGTCGCCTCGCCGAAGAGCCGGCAGGGCAAGTTCATCATCGACCTGATGCTGATGGCGACCCGCTGCAAGGACGTGCGCTCCTCGCTCTATGCGCGCTTCCCGTTCTTCCAGTCGGAGCCCTTCGAGCGGCGCATGCTCTTTGCCCGCGGCGAGGACATGCCCTTCAGCCCGCTCACCGTGCGCCCGACGGCGCGCCTTGCCGAATCCCACCGGCGGATCCAGCTTTCCGGCAACGCCTACGCGCGCTAA
- a CDS encoding tetratricopeptide repeat protein codes for MAAIGAASLALVLAGCQSTATSTDVLKVERAQGSQENISSLSAVIAANPQDPEGYNVRGSAYGRAGQYSRALDDFNRAIELNPRYYQAFANRALVQRSMGRQAEAAADYNTALQLNANYDVAYIGRGNLYRQAGRLDDAFRDFNRAIQLDTTDPRAYHNRGLIYQARRQHDKAIEDFSKAISLSPNSAEPYNGRGISYAALGDDDNAFSDFNTAINLDGKLAESWANQALIYERRGDMAKASRSYSQALRLDPNYKPAKDGLARTRGAANTKPA; via the coding sequence ATGGCCGCCATCGGCGCCGCCTCGCTCGCCCTCGTGCTTGCAGGCTGCCAGTCGACCGCCACCTCGACGGACGTGCTGAAAGTCGAGCGCGCGCAGGGCTCGCAGGAGAACATCTCGTCGCTCTCGGCCGTGATCGCCGCCAACCCGCAGGATCCGGAAGGCTATAACGTGCGCGGCTCGGCCTATGGCCGCGCCGGCCAGTACAGCCGCGCGCTCGACGACTTCAACCGCGCCATCGAGCTGAACCCGCGCTACTACCAGGCCTTCGCCAACCGCGCGCTCGTCCAGCGCAGCATGGGCCGGCAGGCGGAAGCGGCCGCCGACTACAACACGGCGCTCCAGCTCAACGCGAACTACGACGTCGCCTATATCGGCCGCGGCAATCTCTATCGCCAGGCCGGCCGGCTCGACGACGCCTTCCGCGACTTCAACCGCGCCATCCAGCTCGATACGACCGATCCGCGCGCCTATCACAATCGCGGCCTGATCTATCAGGCCCGCCGCCAGCACGACAAAGCCATCGAGGACTTCTCCAAGGCCATCTCGCTCTCGCCGAACTCGGCCGAGCCCTATAACGGCCGCGGCATTTCCTACGCGGCGCTCGGCGACGACGACAACGCGTTCTCGGACTTCAACACGGCGATCAACCTCGACGGCAAGCTGGCCGAATCCTGGGCCAACCAGGCGCTCATCTACGAGCGCCGCGGCGACATGGCCAAGGCCTCGCGCTCCTATTCGCAGGCGCTGCGCCTCGACCCGAACTACAAGCCGGCCAAGGACGGCCTCGCCCGCACCCGCGGCGCGGCCAATACCAAGCCCGCCTGA
- a CDS encoding Re/Si-specific NAD(P)(+) transhydrogenase subunit alpha, translating to MSQCVFVARESDPAEGRVAGSVDTVKKMKALGLDVMVETGAGLASRILDADYEAAGARIVGKEEAKTADVVLKVRRPTASEIAGYKPGAIVIATMDPYGNEAAIAEMARAGLTAFAMELMPRITRAQSMDILSSQANLAGYQAVIDAAHEFDRAMPMMMTAAGTVPAAKVFVMGAGVAGLQAIATARRLGAAVSATDVRPAAKEQVASLGAKFIAVEDDEFKAAETAGGYAKEMSKEYQAKQAALVADHIAKQDIVITTALIPGRPAPRLVTRQMLAAMKTGSVAVDLAVERGGNIEGSEAGKVVEVEGVRVIGYLNVPGRIPASASALYARNLLTFLETMVDKETKTVSVNAEDELVKATMLTHGGAVVHPNFGGAVHEGEGK from the coding sequence TTGAGTCAGTGTGTTTTTGTTGCGCGGGAGAGCGATCCGGCCGAAGGCCGTGTTGCAGGTTCCGTTGATACCGTCAAGAAAATGAAGGCTTTGGGGCTCGACGTCATGGTCGAGACCGGTGCGGGGCTCGCCTCCCGTATCCTCGATGCCGATTATGAAGCCGCCGGTGCCCGCATCGTCGGGAAGGAAGAGGCGAAGACGGCCGATGTCGTGCTCAAGGTGCGCCGGCCGACCGCTTCGGAGATCGCCGGCTACAAGCCCGGCGCCATCGTCATCGCCACCATGGATCCCTACGGCAACGAGGCCGCCATCGCCGAAATGGCGCGGGCCGGGCTCACCGCCTTCGCCATGGAGCTGATGCCGCGCATCACGCGCGCCCAGTCGATGGACATCCTCTCCTCGCAGGCGAACCTTGCCGGCTACCAGGCCGTCATCGACGCCGCCCATGAATTCGACCGCGCCATGCCGATGATGATGACCGCCGCCGGCACCGTGCCGGCCGCCAAGGTCTTCGTCATGGGCGCGGGCGTCGCGGGCCTGCAGGCCATCGCCACGGCCCGCCGCCTCGGCGCCGCCGTCTCCGCGACGGATGTGCGCCCCGCCGCCAAGGAACAGGTCGCCTCGCTCGGCGCCAAGTTCATCGCCGTCGAGGACGACGAGTTCAAGGCCGCCGAGACCGCCGGCGGCTATGCCAAGGAAATGTCGAAGGAATACCAGGCGAAGCAGGCGGCGCTCGTCGCCGACCATATCGCCAAGCAGGACATCGTCATCACGACGGCGCTGATCCCCGGCCGGCCGGCGCCGCGTCTCGTGACGCGCCAGATGCTGGCCGCCATGAAGACCGGCTCCGTCGCCGTCGACCTCGCGGTCGAGCGCGGCGGCAATATCGAGGGCTCGGAAGCCGGCAAGGTCGTCGAGGTCGAGGGCGTCAGGGTCATCGGCTATCTCAACGTGCCGGGCCGCATTCCGGCCTCCGCCTCGGCGCTCTACGCCAGGAACCTCCTCACCTTCCTCGAGACCATGGTCGACAAGGAAACGAAGACGGTGTCGGTCAATGCCGAGGACGAACTCGTCAAGGCGACGATGTTGACCCATGGCGGGGCCGTGGTGCATCCGAATTTCGGCGGCGCCGTTCATGAAGGGGAGGGCAAGTGA
- a CDS encoding sarcosine oxidase subunit alpha, with the protein MSGANRIAGQGRLTPAKTARFTFDGKTFDALEGDTVASALLANGVHLVGRSFKYHRPRGILSAGPEEPNALIDVSRDAARRQPNVRAPVQEVFDGMKVSSQNRWPSLAFDIGGVNNLMSPFFAAGFYYKTFMWPKAAWEKLYEPFIRKAAGLGVAPTEEDPDHYANRYAYCDVLVAGAGVAGLSAALAAAEAGARVIIVDEQPEVGGALHYDLSVKIDGQNGYEWAQTAAAKLKAMENVTVLTRTTAFGYYNHNFVGLVERVTDHLARPDRKLPRERLWQVRAKRVIIATGSIERHMVFANNDRPGIMLASAARTYLNHFGVAVGRKVGVYTANDSAYEAAFDLKRAGVTVAAIVDNREKPGEAVLAEARKLGIEVLAGHSVVDTKGKLRVSSMSVARNGGGSARSIPVDALLMSAGWTPSVHLFSQSRGKVAYDAATSRFLPGTYAQDCLSVGSCNGTDGLQATIEESLAAGELMARATGNEGGGKVELSGENAFEWTGGMAGAGEGAGVDTTVKAFVDFQNDVCAKDIRLAVREGMHSIEHIKRFTTNGMATDQGKLSNIHGLAIASEVLNREIPKIGLTTFRAPYTPVTFGALISHSRGELFDPARKTPIHAWEEAHGAVFEDVGNWKRAWYYPRSGETMHDAVNRECRTVRNAAGLFDASTLGKIEVVGPDAGTFMNLMYTNAWDTLKPGRCRYGIMLREDGFVYDDGVVGRLAEDRFHVTTTTGGAPRVMHHMEDYLQTEFPHLKVWLTSTTEQWAVIAVQGPKAREILEPLVEGIDISNEAFPHMSVREGKICGVPTRLFRMSFTGEAGYEVNVPADYGQAVWEAIWARAEPLGACAYGTETMHVLRAEKGYIIVGQDTDGTVTPHDASLSWAVSKKKADFVGIRGLKRPDLVKEGRKQLVGLLTKDPGVVLEEGAQIVADPNQPKPMTMLGHVTSSYWSENCGRSIAMALVAGGQARMGQTLYVPMPDRTIAVEVSDMVFIDKEGGRLNG; encoded by the coding sequence ATGAGCGGTGCTAATCGCATTGCCGGTCAGGGCCGCCTGACGCCCGCCAAGACGGCGCGTTTCACCTTCGACGGAAAGACGTTCGACGCGCTCGAGGGCGATACCGTCGCCTCCGCGCTGCTCGCCAACGGCGTTCACCTCGTCGGCCGCTCGTTCAAGTACCATCGCCCGCGCGGCATCCTTTCGGCCGGTCCCGAAGAGCCGAACGCGCTGATCGACGTGTCGCGCGACGCCGCCCGACGCCAGCCGAACGTGCGCGCGCCGGTGCAGGAGGTCTTCGACGGCATGAAGGTGTCGTCGCAGAACCGCTGGCCCTCGCTCGCCTTCGATATCGGCGGCGTCAACAACCTGATGTCGCCGTTCTTCGCGGCCGGCTTCTACTACAAGACCTTCATGTGGCCGAAGGCGGCCTGGGAAAAGCTCTACGAGCCCTTCATCCGCAAGGCCGCCGGCCTCGGCGTCGCCCCGACAGAAGAGGACCCGGATCACTACGCCAACCGCTATGCCTATTGCGACGTGCTGGTCGCCGGTGCTGGTGTCGCCGGCCTTTCGGCCGCGCTTGCCGCCGCTGAAGCGGGCGCGCGCGTCATCATCGTCGACGAGCAGCCGGAAGTCGGCGGTGCGCTGCACTACGACCTGTCGGTGAAGATCGACGGCCAGAACGGCTATGAGTGGGCGCAGACGGCGGCCGCGAAGCTCAAGGCGATGGAGAACGTCACCGTTCTCACCCGCACGACGGCCTTCGGCTACTACAACCACAATTTCGTCGGCCTTGTGGAGCGCGTGACGGATCATCTCGCGCGCCCCGACCGGAAGCTGCCGCGCGAGCGGCTGTGGCAGGTGCGCGCCAAGCGCGTCATCATCGCCACCGGCTCCATCGAGCGCCATATGGTGTTCGCCAACAACGACCGGCCGGGCATCATGCTCGCTTCGGCGGCGCGCACCTATCTCAACCATTTCGGCGTGGCCGTCGGCCGCAAGGTCGGCGTCTACACGGCGAACGATTCTGCCTATGAGGCCGCCTTCGACCTGAAGCGCGCTGGCGTCACCGTCGCCGCCATCGTGGACAACCGCGAGAAGCCCGGCGAAGCGGTTCTGGCTGAAGCCCGCAAGCTCGGCATCGAGGTGCTGGCCGGTCACTCGGTGGTCGACACCAAGGGCAAGCTGCGCGTCTCCTCCATGTCGGTCGCCCGCAACGGCGGCGGCTCGGCGCGGTCGATCCCGGTCGATGCGCTGCTGATGTCGGCGGGCTGGACGCCTTCCGTCCATCTCTTCTCGCAGTCGCGCGGCAAGGTCGCCTATGACGCGGCTACCAGCCGCTTCCTGCCGGGCACCTATGCTCAGGATTGCCTTTCGGTCGGCTCGTGCAACGGCACGGACGGCCTGCAGGCGACGATCGAAGAATCGCTGGCGGCCGGCGAGCTGATGGCCCGCGCCACCGGCAACGAGGGCGGCGGCAAGGTCGAGCTTTCCGGCGAGAACGCCTTCGAATGGACCGGCGGCATGGCCGGTGCCGGCGAAGGCGCCGGCGTCGACACGACGGTCAAGGCCTTCGTCGACTTCCAGAACGACGTCTGCGCCAAGGATATCCGCCTTGCCGTGCGCGAGGGCATGCACTCCATCGAGCATATCAAGCGCTTCACCACCAACGGCATGGCGACGGACCAGGGCAAGCTTTCCAACATCCATGGCCTCGCCATCGCCTCCGAAGTGCTGAACCGCGAGATCCCGAAGATCGGTCTCACGACCTTCCGCGCGCCCTATACGCCCGTCACCTTCGGCGCGCTGATCAGCCATTCGCGCGGCGAGCTGTTCGACCCGGCGCGCAAGACGCCGATCCATGCCTGGGAGGAAGCGCATGGCGCGGTCTTCGAGGATGTCGGCAACTGGAAGCGCGCCTGGTACTATCCGCGCTCCGGCGAGACCATGCACGACGCGGTCAACCGCGAGTGCCGCACGGTGCGTAATGCCGCCGGCCTGTTCGATGCCTCGACGCTCGGCAAGATCGAGGTCGTCGGCCCGGATGCCGGGACCTTCATGAACCTCATGTACACCAACGCCTGGGATACGCTGAAGCCCGGCCGTTGCCGCTACGGCATCATGCTGCGCGAGGACGGCTTCGTCTATGACGACGGCGTCGTCGGGCGTCTGGCGGAGGATCGCTTCCATGTCACGACCACGACGGGCGGCGCGCCGCGCGTCATGCATCACATGGAAGACTATCTCCAGACGGAATTCCCGCATCTCAAGGTCTGGCTGACCTCGACCACCGAACAGTGGGCCGTCATTGCCGTGCAGGGTCCGAAGGCGCGCGAAATCCTCGAGCCGCTGGTCGAGGGTATCGACATCTCCAACGAGGCCTTCCCGCATATGAGCGTGCGCGAAGGCAAGATCTGCGGCGTGCCGACCCGGCTGTTCCGCATGTCCTTCACGGGCGAGGCGGGCTATGAAGTCAACGTTCCCGCCGATTATGGCCAGGCCGTATGGGAAGCCATCTGGGCACGGGCCGAACCGCTCGGCGCCTGCGCCTACGGCACGGAGACGATGCATGTCCTGCGCGCCGAGAAGGGCTATATCATCGTCGGGCAGGACACGGACGGCACGGTCACGCCGCACGATGCCAGCCTCAGCTGGGCCGTCTCCAAGAAGAAGGCGGACTTCGTGGGTATCCGTGGCCTCAAGCGGCCGGATCTCGTCAAGGAGGGCCGCAAGCAGCTCGTCGGCCTTCTGACGAAGGATCCCGGCGTGGTGCTGGAGGAGGGCGCGCAGATCGTCGCCGATCCGAACCAGCCGAAGCCGATGACCATGCTCGGCCATGTCACGTCGTCCTACTGGTCGGAGAATTGCGGCCGATCGATCGCCATGGCGCTCGTTGCCGGCGGTCAGGCCCGCATGGGACAGACGCTCTACGTGCCGATGCCGGACCGCACCATTGCGGTCGAGGTCAGCGACATGGTGTTTATCGACAAGGAAGGAGGACGCCTCAATGGCTGA
- a CDS encoding NAD(P) transhydrogenase subunit alpha has translation MANELLDKALTDLERAVEAVRTASEYVPDAAAAAAHGVSGGAIDPFVFRLAIFVLSIFVGYYVVWSVTPALHTPLMAVTNAISSVIVVGALLAVGISLSGVATGFGFVALILASVNIFGGFLVTQRMLAMYKKKEK, from the coding sequence ATGGCGAATGAACTTCTCGACAAGGCGCTGACCGATCTCGAACGCGCCGTGGAGGCCGTCCGCACCGCCTCCGAATATGTGCCGGACGCGGCCGCAGCGGCGGCGCACGGCGTTTCGGGCGGGGCGATCGATCCCTTCGTCTTCCGCCTTGCGATCTTCGTGCTGTCGATCTTCGTCGGCTACTACGTCGTCTGGTCGGTGACGCCGGCGCTGCACACGCCGCTGATGGCCGTCACCAATGCGATCTCCTCGGTCATCGTCGTCGGCGCGCTGCTCGCCGTCGGCATCTCGCTCTCGGGCGTTGCGACCGGCTTCGGCTTCGTCGCGCTGATCCTCGCCTCCGTCAACATCTTCGGCGGCTTCCTGGTCACCCAGCGTATGCTGGCGATGTACAAGAAAAAAGAGAAGTGA